One region of Rhodocaloribacter litoris genomic DNA includes:
- a CDS encoding aminotransferase class I/II-fold pyridoxal phosphate-dependent enzyme: MTPEGYRKPDTAAEEVSPPVKPAPSLFDKCYRFFEPTELYAQVKAADLYPYFRAIERNDGTRAIINGREVIMAGSNNYLGLLSDPRVKEAAQRAIEQYGTGCTGSRFLNGTLDLHLELEARLARFMGREAAVLFSTGYMTNQGVIQAIAGKGDIIFSDKDNHACIVAGTQVSLAETWRYRHNDLKHLRMLLEKAQRQRPEAGKLIVTDGVFSMSGTLARVPELLALAEEFGAALMLDDAHAVGVVGPGGRGSAAHFGLEQEVHLTTGTFSKSFASLGGFVTGDREVIEYIRHNSSAHIFSASMPPANVATVLKCLDILEAEPWRVRRLWEISDYMREGFRRLGFNVWTSQTPIIPVVVGDLKTCFRFWKDLLEEGVFVNAVVPPAVPQGQSLMRTSYMATHTDEELDFILEAFQRVGRKHGVIPSNGAF; encoded by the coding sequence ATGACGCCTGAAGGCTATCGCAAGCCAGACACCGCTGCGGAGGAAGTCTCGCCTCCCGTCAAGCCCGCCCCGTCCCTGTTCGACAAGTGCTATCGCTTCTTCGAGCCGACCGAGCTGTACGCCCAGGTCAAGGCGGCGGACCTGTATCCCTACTTCCGCGCCATCGAGCGGAACGACGGCACGCGCGCCATCATCAACGGGCGGGAAGTCATCATGGCCGGCTCGAACAACTACCTGGGCCTGCTCTCCGACCCGCGCGTGAAGGAGGCGGCCCAGCGGGCCATCGAGCAATACGGGACCGGGTGTACCGGCAGCCGCTTTCTCAACGGCACGCTCGACCTGCACCTCGAGCTCGAAGCGCGTCTGGCCCGGTTCATGGGGCGCGAAGCCGCCGTGCTCTTCTCCACCGGCTACATGACGAACCAGGGCGTCATCCAGGCCATCGCCGGCAAGGGAGACATCATCTTCTCGGACAAGGACAACCATGCCTGCATCGTCGCCGGCACCCAGGTGAGCCTGGCCGAGACCTGGCGCTACCGCCACAACGACCTCAAGCACCTGCGCATGCTCCTCGAAAAGGCGCAGCGCCAGCGGCCCGAGGCCGGTAAACTCATCGTCACCGACGGCGTCTTCTCGATGAGCGGCACGCTGGCCCGGGTGCCGGAGTTGCTGGCGCTGGCCGAAGAGTTCGGTGCGGCCCTCATGCTCGACGATGCCCACGCCGTCGGCGTGGTCGGCCCCGGCGGACGCGGCAGCGCCGCCCACTTCGGCCTCGAACAGGAGGTCCACCTGACCACCGGCACCTTCTCGAAGAGCTTCGCCTCCCTCGGCGGCTTCGTCACCGGAGACCGCGAAGTAATCGAATACATCCGTCACAACAGCTCGGCCCATATCTTCAGCGCTTCGATGCCGCCGGCCAACGTGGCCACCGTGCTCAAATGCCTCGACATCCTGGAGGCCGAGCCGTGGCGCGTCCGGCGCCTGTGGGAAATCTCGGACTACATGCGCGAAGGCTTCCGCCGGCTCGGCTTCAACGTGTGGACGAGCCAGACGCCGATCATCCCCGTCGTCGTGGGCGACCTGAAGACGTGCTTCCGCTTCTGGAAAGACCTGCTCGAAGAGGGCGTCTTCGTCAACGCCGTGGTGCCGCCGGCCGTGCCGCAGGGCCAGTCGCTCATGCGTACCTCCTACATGGCCACCCACACGGACGAAGAGCTCGACTTCATCCTCGAAGCCTTCCAGCGCGTCGGCCGCAAGCACGGCGTCATCCCGTCCAACGGCGCCTTCTGA
- a CDS encoding HAD family hydrolase produces MPVRFVYFDLDDTLLDHRRAEARALADVYAAHRAAFAPHPLAHVQATYHTHNAALWRDYAAGRLTREDVQHLRFARTLATLGLTTLDPDALGEHYLARYAEHWSFLDGAATAFHAVADRFPVGLLTNGFAEIQHAKLDRFPDLRDRAQVIVISEEVGYLKPHPKLFEEATRRAGTAPEAILYVGDSYHTDVEGARRAGWQVAWYTTDDRRDEYVFRFHDWHDLLAHLDTFGG; encoded by the coding sequence ATGCCCGTCCGCTTCGTCTACTTCGATCTCGACGACACGCTGCTCGACCACCGCCGGGCCGAGGCACGGGCGCTGGCCGACGTGTACGCGGCCCACCGGGCGGCCTTCGCGCCGCACCCGCTCGCGCACGTCCAGGCCACCTACCACACCCACAACGCCGCACTCTGGCGAGACTACGCCGCCGGTCGCCTCACCCGGGAGGACGTCCAGCACCTGCGCTTCGCCCGCACGCTGGCCACACTCGGCCTCACCACCCTCGACCCGGACGCGCTGGGCGAGCACTACCTGGCCCGCTATGCCGAACACTGGTCGTTCCTCGACGGGGCCGCGACGGCCTTCCACGCCGTCGCCGACCGCTTCCCCGTGGGCCTCCTCACGAACGGCTTTGCCGAGATCCAGCACGCCAAGCTGGACCGGTTCCCCGACCTTCGCGACCGTGCACAGGTGATCGTCATCAGTGAGGAGGTGGGCTACCTCAAGCCGCACCCGAAGCTCTTCGAAGAGGCCACCCGCCGGGCCGGCACCGCCCCGGAAGCCATCCTCTACGTGGGCGACTCGTACCATACCGACGTGGAGGGTGCCCGCCGCGCCGGCTGGCAGGTCGCCTGGTACACCACCGACGACCGCCGCGACGAGTATGTCTTCCGCTTCCACGACTGGCACGACCTTCTCGCCCACCTGGACACGTTCGGGGGCTAA
- a CDS encoding MgtC/SapB family protein, which yields MENLEPLDLLTRFGAALVIGLLVGLQREYAYVQEHPKRGTPELFAGVRTFALLGLLGCTTPLVAELTGTMLVLGVVLLVVGVLLTVAYFIQAREGAAGMTTEIAVLLVLLAGMLCYWNHLVLAAALGVATTVILAVKLQTRSFTRNLSREDVYATLKFAVISAIVLPVLPRTGYGPPPFDVLVPYKIWLMVVFISGISFLGYVLIKLVGPRRGVGLTGLLGGMASSTAVTLTFAQRSGDAPALARSFAVAILLAWTIMFFRVLVEVAVVNTALLRTLWLPMTAGAATALAYAAYLFFYAAAPRGPQEEQDNLKNPFELGPAITFGLLYALILLVANAAQMYLGSTGVYLSSIVSGVADVDAITLSMAELSRQNTLAHDTAARSIVLATVSNTLVKGGLVLGMGHRNLGKAILPGLVLVAAVTLGVGLLA from the coding sequence ATGGAAAACCTCGAACCGCTCGACCTGCTCACCCGTTTCGGCGCCGCCCTCGTGATCGGGTTGCTGGTGGGGCTTCAGCGCGAATACGCCTATGTCCAGGAGCATCCGAAGCGCGGAACGCCGGAACTGTTTGCCGGCGTGCGGACGTTTGCCCTGCTGGGGTTGCTCGGCTGCACGACCCCGCTCGTGGCCGAGCTCACCGGGACGATGCTCGTCCTGGGCGTGGTGCTGCTCGTCGTAGGGGTGCTGCTTACGGTGGCCTATTTCATCCAGGCACGCGAAGGAGCGGCCGGCATGACCACCGAGATCGCCGTCCTGCTCGTATTGCTGGCCGGCATGCTCTGCTACTGGAACCACCTCGTCCTGGCGGCAGCGCTGGGGGTAGCCACGACCGTGATACTGGCCGTCAAGCTCCAGACCCGCTCCTTCACCCGCAACCTCTCGCGGGAGGACGTCTACGCCACGCTCAAGTTCGCCGTCATCTCGGCCATCGTGCTGCCGGTGCTGCCGCGCACCGGGTACGGCCCTCCGCCGTTCGATGTGCTGGTGCCCTACAAGATCTGGCTGATGGTGGTGTTCATCTCCGGCATCAGCTTCCTCGGCTACGTGCTCATCAAGCTCGTCGGGCCCCGGCGCGGGGTGGGGCTGACGGGCCTGCTCGGGGGAATGGCTTCCAGCACCGCCGTCACGCTCACCTTCGCCCAGCGCAGCGGCGACGCACCCGCGCTCGCCCGCTCTTTCGCCGTGGCGATCCTGCTGGCCTGGACCATCATGTTTTTCCGGGTGCTGGTGGAGGTGGCCGTGGTGAACACCGCCCTGCTCCGCACGCTCTGGCTCCCCATGACGGCCGGAGCGGCCACCGCGCTCGCATACGCCGCCTATCTCTTCTTCTACGCCGCCGCCCCCCGCGGGCCGCAGGAAGAGCAGGACAACCTCAAGAACCCCTTCGAACTCGGCCCCGCCATCACCTTCGGGTTGCTCTACGCCCTGATCCTGCTCGTCGCCAACGCCGCGCAGATGTACCTGGGCAGCACCGGCGTGTACCTCTCCAGCATCGTCTCGGGCGTGGCCGACGTGGACGCGATCACCCTCTCCATGGCCGAACTCTCCCGGCAGAACACCCTTGCGCACGATACCGCCGCGCGGTCCATCGTCCTGGCGACCGTCTCGAACACCCTGGTCAAAGGCGGCCTGGTGCTGGGCATGGGCCACCGTAACCTGGGCAAGGCGATCCTGCCCGGCCTGGTTCTCGTCGCTGCCGTCACCCTGGGCGTGGGTCTGCTGGCCTGA
- a CDS encoding glycosyltransferase family 2 protein — translation MDRPAPLTAVVINYQTPDLLETAVRSFHRAYPVVPLLVIDNGSRDDSRARIEALGQELGPVLTPLLLEENIYHGPAMHRAMMHLQTPYVYFFDSDTETKRPGFLEAMQARLEADPMHYGAGKVVRVNRRGFADPKGTIPVLASAHMLLRRAVYLQLPPFIHHGLPVLKNCAAAAERGYRLVDFPIEDYVTHFGRGTARRYGYGLGLRSRLDYLLNKLGL, via the coding sequence GTGGACCGCCCGGCTCCCCTCACCGCCGTCGTCATCAACTACCAGACGCCCGACCTGCTGGAGACGGCGGTGCGTTCCTTCCATCGCGCCTATCCGGTCGTCCCCCTCCTGGTCATCGACAACGGCTCGCGGGACGATTCGCGGGCCCGCATCGAGGCCCTCGGGCAGGAACTCGGGCCCGTCCTCACACCGCTCCTGCTCGAGGAGAACATCTACCACGGCCCGGCCATGCACCGGGCGATGATGCACCTCCAGACGCCGTACGTCTATTTCTTCGACAGCGACACCGAGACGAAGCGCCCGGGTTTCCTCGAAGCCATGCAGGCCCGGCTCGAAGCCGACCCGATGCACTACGGCGCCGGGAAGGTGGTGCGGGTGAACCGCCGCGGGTTTGCCGATCCGAAGGGGACGATCCCGGTGCTCGCCAGCGCACACATGCTGCTCCGGCGCGCGGTGTACCTGCAACTCCCGCCGTTCATCCACCACGGCCTGCCCGTGCTGAAGAACTGTGCCGCCGCCGCCGAGCGGGGCTACCGGCTGGTGGATTTCCCCATCGAGGACTACGTGACGCACTTCGGGCGAGGAACGGCCCGGCGGTACGGCTACGGGCTCGGCCTGCGTAGCCGGCTGGACTACCTGCTCAACAAGCTCGGGCTGTGA
- a CDS encoding ParB/RepB/Spo0J family partition protein yields MGSRKAALGRGLNALLPSTQAEEAPNVQEGGELPKSRLYNFEDRYRYLGRVADIEIDHIRPNPYQPRKDFDETALNELADSIAQLGIIQPITVRAMGNGRFEVISGERRLRAARRAGLKRIPAYVREADTEAMLEMALVENVQREELNPIEVALGYQRLIEECNLTQEQVAQKVSKNRSTVANFLRLLKLPPPVQAALRDNSITVGHARALVNVEDEAVQRRLLNAVLEQGLSVREVEERVRAWHQSQAREAGGSPPRPPEPAPPDRDALQLQALTDRLRKHLSTQVQIKRGSKGGRIEIAFYSDEDLERLVELLLP; encoded by the coding sequence ATGGGTTCCAGAAAAGCTGCGCTCGGTAGAGGCCTGAACGCCCTGCTGCCTTCTACACAGGCCGAAGAGGCGCCCAACGTGCAGGAAGGGGGGGAACTGCCCAAAAGCCGTCTCTACAATTTCGAGGACCGGTATCGCTACCTGGGCCGGGTGGCCGACATCGAGATCGACCACATCCGCCCCAACCCCTACCAGCCGCGAAAGGATTTCGACGAAACCGCGCTCAACGAGCTGGCCGATTCGATCGCACAGCTGGGCATCATCCAGCCGATCACCGTGCGGGCGATGGGCAACGGACGGTTCGAAGTCATCTCCGGGGAACGCCGCCTGCGGGCCGCCCGCCGCGCCGGGCTCAAGCGCATCCCGGCCTACGTCCGCGAGGCGGACACCGAAGCCATGCTGGAGATGGCCCTGGTGGAAAACGTCCAGCGGGAGGAACTCAACCCCATCGAGGTCGCCCTGGGCTACCAGCGCCTGATCGAAGAGTGCAACCTGACGCAGGAACAGGTGGCGCAGAAGGTGTCGAAGAACCGCTCGACGGTGGCCAACTTCCTGCGCCTGCTGAAGCTGCCCCCCCCGGTGCAGGCCGCCCTGCGCGACAACTCGATCACGGTGGGCCATGCCCGCGCCCTCGTCAATGTCGAAGACGAGGCGGTGCAGCGGCGCCTGCTCAACGCCGTGCTCGAACAGGGCCTGTCGGTGCGCGAGGTCGAAGAGCGCGTGCGGGCCTGGCACCAGTCGCAGGCACGGGAGGCCGGCGGCAGCCCGCCCAGGCCGCCCGAACCGGCACCGCCGGACCGCGACGCCCTGCAGCTGCAGGCCCTCACCGACCGGCTGCGCAAACACCTCAGCACCCAGGTGCAAATCAAACGGGGCAGCAAGGGCGGCCGCATCGAGATCGCCTTCTACTCGGACGAAGACCTGGAACGCCTGGTCGAGCTGCTCCTCCCCTAG
- the purQ gene encoding phosphoribosylformylglycinamidine synthase subunit PurQ — protein sequence MSVSFGVIVFPGSNCDHDAYHVARHVMGQEARFIWHKEPRVGDVDVVIVPGGFSYGDYLRAGAIARFSPVMKDVVRFARDGGLVIGICNGFQILCESGLLPGALMRNASLRFACKDVHLRVEQAETPFTNALTPGQVVRIPIAHGEGNYYASEEVLDRLEANGQVVFRYCDAGGNVTPEANPNGSARNIAGIVNERRNVLGMMPHPERCAEAILGNEDGALLFRSLVRHFVEAQV from the coding sequence ATGAGCGTTTCTTTTGGTGTGATCGTCTTCCCCGGCTCCAACTGCGACCACGACGCCTACCACGTGGCCCGGCACGTGATGGGGCAGGAGGCGCGGTTCATCTGGCACAAGGAGCCCCGCGTGGGCGACGTGGATGTGGTGATCGTGCCCGGCGGCTTTTCCTACGGCGACTACCTGCGGGCCGGCGCCATCGCCCGTTTTTCGCCGGTGATGAAGGACGTGGTACGGTTCGCGCGGGACGGCGGGCTTGTCATCGGCATCTGCAACGGCTTCCAGATCCTGTGCGAGAGCGGGCTGCTGCCGGGCGCGCTGATGCGCAACGCTTCGCTGCGGTTCGCCTGCAAAGACGTGCACCTGCGGGTGGAGCAGGCCGAGACGCCGTTCACGAACGCCCTCACGCCCGGGCAGGTTGTGCGTATCCCCATCGCGCACGGCGAGGGCAACTACTATGCGAGCGAGGAGGTGCTGGACCGTCTCGAAGCGAACGGGCAGGTCGTCTTCCGCTACTGCGACGCCGGCGGGAACGTCACGCCGGAGGCCAACCCGAACGGTTCGGCGCGCAACATCGCCGGGATCGTGAACGAGCGGCGCAACGTGCTGGGGATGATGCCGCACCCGGAGCGGTGCGCCGAGGCGATCCTGGGCAACGAGGACGGGGCGCTGCTCTTCCGCTCGCTCGTGCGGCACTTCGTCGAGGCGCAGGTATAG
- a CDS encoding DUF5683 domain-containing protein gives MLLVPALTARPARAQALADTSATPESHSPRGALWRAAVLPGWGQIYNRQYYKLPIVYGGLGFLTWTALNLHDEYILYRQAFQYKAFQELVESGQLDENPRAEFEDAYNRLAARFGPISSAPLRARRDNLRRNRDLTILALGLAYGLQILDAYVSAHLFDFDVGEDLTLRLHPAVQPAGMTATLRVTF, from the coding sequence ATGCTGCTGGTGCCGGCGCTCACCGCCCGGCCCGCCCGCGCCCAGGCCCTCGCAGACACGAGCGCCACCCCGGAATCCCACTCGCCGCGCGGGGCCCTCTGGCGCGCCGCCGTCCTGCCGGGCTGGGGCCAGATCTATAACCGGCAATACTACAAGCTCCCCATCGTCTACGGCGGCCTCGGCTTCCTCACCTGGACCGCCCTCAACCTGCACGACGAATATATCCTCTACCGGCAGGCCTTTCAGTACAAGGCCTTTCAGGAACTGGTCGAAAGCGGCCAGCTCGACGAAAACCCCCGGGCCGAGTTCGAGGACGCCTACAACCGGCTCGCCGCCCGCTTCGGGCCCATCTCTTCGGCCCCCCTGCGGGCACGGCGGGACAACCTGCGCCGCAACCGGGATCTGACCATCCTGGCCCTCGGCCTGGCCTACGGCCTGCAGATCCTCGACGCCTACGTCAGCGCCCACCTCTTCGACTTCGACGTCGGCGAAGACCTGACGCTTCGCCTGCACCCCGCCGTGCAACCCGCCGGCATGACCGCCACCCTGCGCGTAACCTTCTGA
- a CDS encoding ParA family protein has translation MGKVIAVANQKGGVGKTTTSVNLASSLAATEHPTLLLDFDPQANCTSGIGIDPRTVTASTYEVLIGDTTIEDAIRPTEMPFLDVVPSHINLVGAEIEMIDVLERERILKNALVRTRRKYDFVVIDCPPSLGLLTLNALTAANSVLIPVQAEYFALEGLGQLLNTIKIVRQHLNPELELEGVLLTMFDTRLRLSNQVASEVRRYFGDKVFKTIVQRNVRLSEAPSFGKPVLLYDATSIGARNYIALAREILKNNQRYLQHYEEIKEEASGQGVRHNGRDGSYASSTPANGFAL, from the coding sequence ATGGGAAAGGTCATAGCAGTTGCGAATCAGAAAGGCGGTGTCGGAAAGACCACGACGTCGGTAAACCTGGCCTCCTCGCTGGCGGCCACCGAGCATCCGACCCTCCTGCTCGACTTCGACCCCCAGGCCAACTGTACCTCGGGCATTGGCATCGATCCCCGCACCGTAACGGCTTCCACCTACGAGGTGCTCATCGGCGACACGACCATCGAGGACGCCATCCGCCCCACCGAGATGCCGTTCCTGGATGTGGTGCCCAGCCACATCAACCTGGTCGGTGCCGAGATCGAGATGATCGACGTGCTCGAACGCGAGCGGATCCTCAAGAACGCGCTGGTCCGCACCCGGCGGAAGTACGACTTCGTCGTGATCGACTGCCCGCCGTCGCTCGGCCTGTTGACGCTCAACGCACTGACAGCCGCCAACTCGGTCCTGATTCCGGTGCAGGCCGAATACTTCGCGCTGGAGGGACTGGGACAGTTGCTCAACACCATCAAAATCGTCCGGCAGCACCTGAACCCCGAACTGGAACTCGAAGGCGTGCTGCTGACCATGTTCGACACGCGGCTGCGGCTTTCGAACCAGGTCGCCAGCGAGGTGCGTCGCTACTTCGGCGACAAGGTGTTCAAGACCATCGTACAACGCAACGTCCGGCTCTCGGAGGCTCCCAGCTTCGGCAAACCCGTGTTGCTCTACGACGCCACCTCCATCGGCGCGCGCAACTACATCGCGCTCGCCCGCGAGATTCTGAAGAACAACCAGCGCTACCTTCAACATTACGAGGAAATCAAGGAAGAAGCCTCCGGGCAGGGCGTGCGCCACAACGGCCGCGACGGGTCGTACGCATCGTCCACCCCGGCCAACGGGTTCGCGCTGTAG
- a CDS encoding rhomboid family intramembrane serine protease, whose product MTDFSAAPVTLFLLVANVLVSGYALFSDPGLIDRLAFKPRRILDGKEYYRLITGGFVHVGLGHLAFNMITLYFFGPYLEVLLGSVRFLLIYFGAELAAHGLSLWMHRGHPQYAAVGASGAISGIVFAYCLFNPFSQIGLFFAIWIPAWAFAVGFVVLSIVAMGRRAPGETGGLAHEAHLGGAVGGLLLTILLEPRALPIFLSQLGV is encoded by the coding sequence ATGACCGACTTCTCCGCCGCGCCCGTCACCCTGTTCCTGCTGGTGGCCAACGTGCTCGTCAGCGGCTATGCGCTGTTCTCCGATCCGGGGCTGATCGACCGGCTGGCCTTCAAGCCGCGTCGCATCCTCGACGGGAAGGAATATTACCGGCTGATCACGGGCGGTTTCGTTCACGTGGGGCTGGGGCACCTGGCCTTCAACATGATCACGCTGTATTTCTTCGGCCCATACCTGGAGGTGCTGCTCGGGTCGGTGCGGTTTCTGCTGATCTATTTCGGTGCCGAGCTGGCCGCCCACGGGCTTTCGCTCTGGATGCACCGGGGCCACCCGCAGTATGCCGCTGTGGGAGCTTCCGGGGCGATCAGCGGCATTGTCTTCGCCTACTGCCTGTTCAACCCCTTCAGCCAGATCGGGCTGTTTTTTGCGATCTGGATTCCGGCATGGGCGTTCGCCGTCGGGTTCGTGGTGTTGTCCATCGTGGCGATGGGGCGGCGGGCGCCGGGCGAGACGGGCGGGCTGGCGCACGAGGCGCATCTGGGCGGGGCCGTCGGCGGGCTGCTGCTGACGATCCTGCTCGAGCCCCGCGCCCTGCCGATCTTTCTCAGCCAGCTGGGTGTTTGA
- a CDS encoding DinB family protein, producing MKPLALLTLLLVLLPPARLHAQEATPPENPVITSLKGLHDITVTNLLKTAEMLDEKMYAYRPTDEVRTAGQILAHVANAQFFFCATAAGEANPNTRNYEETATTRDAILAALKDGFDYCTGVYARLTDAEGSQMRDLFGRKMAASAILAFNAAHNYEHYGNLVTYMRLNGIVPPSSM from the coding sequence ATGAAACCGCTCGCGCTGCTGACCCTGCTGCTGGTGCTCCTGCCGCCAGCCCGCCTCCATGCCCAGGAAGCCACCCCTCCGGAAAACCCCGTCATCACCTCCCTCAAGGGCCTGCACGACATCACCGTCACCAACCTCCTGAAGACGGCCGAGATGCTCGACGAGAAGATGTACGCCTACCGGCCCACCGACGAAGTGCGGACCGCCGGACAGATCCTGGCCCACGTGGCCAACGCCCAGTTCTTTTTCTGCGCCACGGCAGCCGGGGAAGCCAACCCCAACACCCGGAACTACGAGGAGACGGCCACCACCCGCGACGCGATCCTCGCCGCGCTGAAGGATGGCTTCGACTACTGCACGGGCGTCTACGCCAGGCTGACCGACGCCGAGGGCAGCCAGATGCGGGACCTGTTCGGGCGCAAGATGGCGGCCTCGGCCATCCTGGCCTTCAACGCCGCGCACAACTACGAGCACTACGGCAACCTGGTCACCTATATGCGCCTCAACGGGATCGTGCCGCCCTCGTCGATGTAA